A stretch of Chitinivibrionales bacterium DNA encodes these proteins:
- a CDS encoding methyltransferase domain-containing protein yields MARGRHPTRIRIAPPDEQTAAKYLRFWRGIDLHHEPQRFPGLTSPEMFGNGNPLEIDFGCGTGALLCERAQRFPNVNFIGIDKSQKPLFCAVRQAAAADAGNVTFIRGDFGAMLALLRRDTVSRAYYLFPNPPDDYDNKRANGRRRRFLEAAYNSLTAGGQFYFATDSERFFQNMKDIVKIDLKFQMVGLEFNEEEISSKYLHLWREKGRVVMGLTVEKK; encoded by the coding sequence ATGGCCAGAGGCCGTCACCCCACCCGCATCCGCATCGCGCCTCCCGACGAGCAGACCGCCGCGAAGTACCTTCGCTTCTGGCGCGGCATAGACCTTCACCATGAGCCGCAGCGCTTTCCGGGCCTGACGTCGCCGGAAATGTTCGGCAACGGCAATCCGCTCGAAATAGATTTCGGCTGCGGCACCGGCGCGCTGCTATGCGAACGGGCGCAACGGTTTCCCAATGTCAACTTCATAGGCATAGACAAATCGCAAAAACCGCTGTTCTGCGCCGTGCGGCAGGCCGCCGCCGCCGATGCGGGCAACGTCACGTTCATCCGCGGGGATTTCGGCGCCATGCTGGCGCTGCTTCGCCGGGACACGGTTTCGCGGGCCTATTACCTGTTCCCCAATCCGCCTGACGATTACGATAACAAACGCGCCAACGGACGGCGGCGTCGTTTTCTGGAGGCCGCTTATAATTCCTTGACAGCAGGCGGCCAGTTTTATTTCGCCACGGACTCTGAACGGTTTTTTCAGAACATGAAGGATATCGTAAAAATTGATCTGAAGTTCCAAATGGTCGGCCTTGAATTCAATGAGGAGGAGATAAGCTCGAAATACCTGCACCTGTGGAGGGAAAAGGGAAGGGTGGTGATGGGATTGACGGTGGAGAAGAAATGA